The following proteins come from a genomic window of Nymphalis io chromosome 6, ilAglIoxx1.1, whole genome shotgun sequence:
- the LOC126769110 gene encoding calcium-activated potassium channel slowpoke isoform X11, whose amino-acid sequence MASSEEEATTTSSSEYDCLSVRKWWCFLLSSIFTFAAGLMVVLLWRACAFVCCRKEPELSPNDPKQKEQKAARQGKQEFEGTFMTEAKDWAGELISGQTTTGRILVVLVFILSIASLIIYFIDASSEEVERCQKWSDNITQQIDLAFNIFFMVYFFIRFIAASDKLWFMLEMYSFVDYFTIPPSFVSIYLDRTWIGLRFLRALRLMTVPDILQYLNILKTSSSIRLAQLVSIFISVWLTAAGIIHLLENSGDPLDFDNAQSLSYWTCVYFLIVTMSTVGYGDVFCHTVLGRTFLVFFLLVGLAMFASSIPEIIELVGSRSKYSGELKREHGKRHIVVCGHITYESVSHFLKDFLHEDREDVDVEVVFLHRKPPDLELEGLFKRHFTTVEFFQGTIMNPIDLQRVKVHEADACLVLANKYCQDPDAEDAANIMRVISIKNYSDDIRVIIQLMQYHNKAYLLNIPSWDWKQGDDVICLAELKLGFIAQSCLAPGFSTMMANLFAMRSFKTSPDTQAWQNDYLQGTGCEMYTETLSTSFTGMSFPQASELCFTKLKLLLLAIEIKGEEGTDSKISINPRNVKIHANTQGFFIAQSADEVKRAWFYCKACHEDIKDETLIKKCKCKNYDHHPPPTFTPPELPKKVHVRGEIARERGEDISLINRNHRSAAPTTLLSPMANQLMNTTTTRQVNKVKPNVNRAPPDTPTSRSSGGNQNSNGVSLPAGLADDQSKDFDFEKTEMKYDSTGMFHWSPARNLEDCILDRNQAAMTVLNGHVVVCLFADPDSPLIGLRNLVMPLRASNFHYHELKHVVIVGSVDYIRREWKMLQNLPKISVLNGSPLSRADLRAVNVNLCDMCCILSAKVPSNDDPTLADKEAILASLNIKAMTFDDTIGVLSAGAAANGAPPPPGAAPAPVLLQRRGSVYGANVPMITELVNDSNVQFLDQDDDDDPDTELYLTQPFACGTAFAVSVLDSLMSTTYFNQNALTLIRSLITGGATPELELILAEGAGLRGGYSTAESLANRDRCRVGQISLYDGPLAQFGEAGKYGDLFVAALRTYGMLCIGLYRFRDTSSSCDASSKRYVITNPPDDFCLLPTDQVFVLMQFDPGVEYRSSRRAAGKDDAS is encoded by the exons GTAGTGTTGGTGTTCATTCTGAGTATAGCATCGCTCATCATCTACTTCATCGACGCGTCCAG TGAGGAGGTGGAGCGATGCCAGAAATGGAGCGACAATATTACCCAGCAGATCGACCTTgcctttaacatattttttatggtcTACTTTTTTATACGA tTTATAGCAGCTAGTGACAAATTATGGTTCATGCTCGAGATGTATTCATTTGTAGATTATTTCACGATACCCCCATCCTTTGTATCAATATACTTGGATAGAACGTGGATTG GGCTAAGGTTTCTCCGAGCTCTACGCTTAATGACCGTGCCCGATATTTTGCAGTACCTCAATATATTAAAGACATCGAGCTCAATTCGTTTGGCGCAATTAGTTTCTATCTTTATATCGGTATGGCTCACAGCAGCCGGCATTATTCATTTA ttGGAAAACTCTGGCGATCCATTAGACTTCGACAATGCACAATCATTGTCTTACTGGACGTGTGTGTACTTTCTAATAGTCACAATGTCCACTGTAGGTTACGGTGATGTGTTCTGCCACACTGTACTTGGCAGAacatttttggttttttttctcCTCGTCGGCTTG GCAATGTTCGCTAGTAGCATTCCTGAAATTATAGAGCTGGTAGGAAGTAGGTCCAAGTACAGTGGCGAGCTGAAGCGTGAACATGGAAAAAG GCATATTGTCGTATGTGGACATATAACGTACGAATCCGTGAGCCATTTCTTAAAAGACTTCCTACATGAAGACCGAGAAGACGTGGATGTAGAGGTTGTTTTTTTACACAg GAAACCGCCCGACCTGGAGCTCGAAGGCCTGTTCAAGAGACACTTTACCACTGTGGAATTCTTTCAAGGCACCATTATGAACCCAATCGATCTACAGAGAGTAAAA gtGCACGAAGCTGACGCATGTTTAGTATTAGCCAACAAGTATTGCCAAGATCCCGATGCGGAGGATGCTGCGAACATCATGAGGGTCATTTCCATTAAAAACTATTCAGATGACATCAGGGTTATAATCCAACTGATGCAGTATCATAATAAG GCCTACCTTCTCAACATTCCGTCGTGGGATTGGAAGCAAGGCGATGACGTCATCTGTTTGGCGGAATTAAAGTTAGGTTTCATCGCACAGAGCTGTCTAGCGCCCGGTTTCTCCACCATGATGGCAAACCTGTTCGCTATGAGAAGTTTTAAAACG TCCCCCGACACGCAAGCTTGGCAGAACGATTACCTGCAGGGTACGGGGTGCGAGATGTACACGGAAACTCTGTCGACATCCTTCACTGGAATGAGCTTTCCACAAGCGAGCGA ATTATGCTTCACAAAGTTGAAACTTCTGTTGCTGGCGATCGAAATCAAAGGGGAAGAAGGTACAGACAGCAAGATCTCGATAAATCCAAGAAATGTGAAGATACATGCTAATACTCAAGGCTTTTTTATCGCCCAATCCGCGGACGAAGTTAAAAG AGCTTGGTTCTATTGCAAAGCGTGTCACGAAGACATCAAAGACGAAACTCTCATCAAGaagtgcaaatgcaaaaatt ATGACCACCATCCTCCCCCCACCTTCACGCCGCCAGAGTTGCCCAAGAAGGTCCATGTTCGAG GTGAAATCGCTAGGGAGAGGGGAGAAGATATTAGtc tgatAAATCGTAATCATCGGAGTGCGGCTCCAACGACCCTGCTGTCTCCGATGGCGAACCAGCTGATGAACACTACGACCACGAGGCAAGTCAACAAGGTCAAACCCAATGTCAACCGAGCACCGCCGGACAC GCCAACGAGCAGAAGTAGTGGTGGCAATCAAAATAGCAATGGTGTTAGTCTGCCTGCCGGCCTAGCAGACGACCAGAGCAAAGATTTCGACTTCGAAAAGACTGAAATGAAATATGACTCCACAGGAATGTTCCATTGGAGTCCAGCGAGAAATTTAGAAGATtgtatatta GACAGGAATCAAGCGGCGATGACAGTGTTAAATGGTCACGTGGTAGTGTGCTTGTTCGCGGACCCGGACTCGCCTCTAATAGGACTCAGAAACCTCGTGATGCCGCTGCGCGCATCGAACTTCCACTACCACGAGCTGAAGCACGTCGTAATCGTGGGCAGCGTCGATTACATCAGAAGAGAGTGGAAGATGTTGCAGAATCTACCCAAGATTTCTGTTTTGAAT GGTTCACCGCTAAGCCGGGCCGACTTGCGCGCAGTGAATGTGAACCTGTGCGATATGTGCTGCATACTGTCAGCGAAGGTGCCATCGAACGATGACCCGACGCTGGCCGACAAGGAAGCTATCTTGGCTTCGCTGAACATCAAGGCGATGACGTTCGACGACACGATCGGCGTGCTGAGCGCGGGTGCGGCGGCCAACGGCGCGCCGCCCCCGCCcggcgccgcgcccgcgcccgtgCTGCTGCAGCGCCGCGGCTCGGTTTACGGCGCCAACGTGCCCATGATCACGG AACTGGTGAACGACAGCAACGTACAGTTCCTCGACCAAGACGATGATGACGACCCAGACACGGAGCTGTACCTGACGCAACCATTTGCCTGCGGCACTGCATTCGCTGTCAGCGTGCTGGACTCTCTAATGTCCACT ACGTATTTTAATCAGAACGCCTTAACACTTATTCGATCACTGATTACTGGTGGTGCCACTCCTGAATTGGAATTGATCCTCGCAGAGGGAGCTGGTCTCCGCGGAGGGTACTCCACGGCCGAGAGCTTGGCGAACAG AGATCGGTGTCGAGTCGGTCAGATATCGTTGTACGACGGTCCGCTGGCGCAGTTCGGCGAGGCCGGCAAGTACGGCGACCTGTTCGTGGCAGCGCTGCGGACGTACGGCATGCTGTGTATCGGACTTTATCGCTTTAGGGACACGTCGTCCTCGTGCGACGCGAGCAGCAAGCGATATGTCATCACTAACCCACCTGATGACTTTTGCTTGCTGCCGACGGATCAG GTGTTCGTGCTGATGCAGTTCGACCCGGGCGTAGAGTACCGGTCGAGCCGGCGCGCGGCGGGCAAGGACGACGCGTCCTGA